From the genome of Vicia villosa cultivar HV-30 ecotype Madison, WI linkage group LG2, Vvil1.0, whole genome shotgun sequence, one region includes:
- the LOC131650416 gene encoding protein MAIN-LIKE 1-like — MRLRVTPGVLPISPSDHIARHVWNEEERLTHKFYNHDRKILSLQQSEKAWFQDVLIASTLRDLCEIWYIVIHNVMLMAFAERWHPKTSSFHLTYGEITVTLDDVSCLLHIPIRGTILRHGRITKEEARELLVEELGLIH, encoded by the exons ATGCGCCTGAGGGTTACTCCGGGGGTCCTTCCGATCAGTCCCTCCGATCATATCGCCAGACATGTCTGGAATGAAGAG GAGAGGTTGACCCATAAGTTCTATAACCACGACCGGAAGATATTATCTCTGCAGCAGTCAGAGAAGGCGTGGTTCCAGGATGTCCTCATAGCCTCTACTCTAAGGGACCTTTGTGAGATCTGGTACATTGTGATCCATAACGTGATGCTCATGGCATTTGCAGAGAGATGGCATCCTAAGACGTCCTCCTTCCATCTAACTTATGGTGAGATCACTGTTACATTGGACGACGTCTCTTGTCTACTGCATATACCTATCAGGGGTACCATCCTCCGTCATGGTAGGATTACGAAGGAGGAAGCGAGAGAGCTTCTGGTTGAGGAGCTTGGGTTGATCCACTAG